One Ictalurus punctatus breed USDA103 chromosome 10, Coco_2.0, whole genome shotgun sequence genomic region harbors:
- the kbtbd13a gene encoding kelch repeat and BTB domain-containing protein 13: MMEPSSCAGSELEPAQTVCRVQVSENAAVRVRLAGNVFTVEKTLLEDNCEYFRALYQSGMKECQQEEICLQVVRARGFLLALQVIHGERPILDSDEIVEAVECAAFLQVKLLVKHLVNIINSDNCLLIYHSAATYGLWELFKSAALFICDMYQDLKEDIECLPKELTDYIESLIPSTYATIGAHSPTIKLLQDFMRTVCYLDEDKNDWKVLTHLPLNTSTTMAGVTVLDNKIFIVGGVYDISNKVVDSGFCYDVASDKWTTFSSPQQLRYNCTLVGHEGSLYVLGGEFERSTMSSVENYNVSTDTWRFAAHLPRPASAVACTKTMGRIFICLWKPKDTTEIYEYVVDRDEWSLVTTLIRHQSYGHCMVAHRDNLYVMRNGPCDDFLRCMMDCYNLTSGQWTAMPGQYENSKGALFTAVVRGDSVFTVNRRATVEYTIEDNKWRIKKEMTGFPRIGSMWTFLLRLPKKTKEPLGMDDLTNGQVFTASSHVLPNSSVECYY, encoded by the coding sequence ATGATGGAGCCCAGCAGCTGTGCTGGCTCAGAGTTAGAACCTGCTCAGACAGTTTGTCGAGTTCAAGTCTCTGAAAACGCAGCAGTGAGAGTGAGGCTAGCTGGCAATGTGTTCACAGTAGAGAAAACCCTCCTGGAAGACAACTGCGAATACTTCCGGGCGCTTTACCAATCAGGAATGAAGGAATGCCAGCAGGAGGAAATTTGCCTTCAGGTAGTGCGTGCCCGTGGCTTTCTTCTGGCTCTTCAGGTGATTCATGGCGAGAGGCCTATCCTTGATAGTGATGAAATTGTTGAGGCTGTAGAGtgtgctgcttttcttcaggTGAAGCTTCTTGTTAAACATCTTGTAAACATAATTAATTCTGATAACTGTCTCCTCATTTATCATTCAGCTGCCACTTATGGTTTATGGGAACTGTTCAAAAGTGCAGCTTTGTTCATTTGTGATATGTACCAAGACCTCAAGGAGGATATAGAGTGTTTGCCAAAGGAACTCACTGATTACATTGAATCTCTTATTCCTAGTACATATGCTACCATCGGGGCCCACTCACCCACCATTAAGCTACTGCAGGACTTTATGAGGACAGTGTGTTACCTTGATGAGGATAAGAATGACTGGAAAGTTCTCACTCACCTACCACTTAACACTAGCACCACCATGGCTGGGGTTACAGTCCTTGATAACAAGATCTTCATTGTCGGTGGTGTGTATGACATAAGCAATAAAGTTGTAGACTCTGGCTTCTGCTACGATGTGGCCTCAGATAAATGGACGACATTTTCAAGCCCACAACAGCTCCGGTATAATTGTACCTTGGTGGGACATGAAGGCTCTCTTTATGTGCTTGGTGGAGAGTTTGAAAGATCCACCATGTCATCTGTAGAAAATTATAATGTGTCCACAGACACATGGAGATTTGCTGCTCATCTTCCAAGACCTGCATCTGCTGTAGCTTGTACTAAGACTATGGGTAGGATATTCATTTGTCTGTGGAAACCAAAAGACACCACTGAGATCTACGAATATGTAGTAGACAGGGATGAGTGGAGTCTAGTGACCACACTGATAAGACATCAAAGTTATGGGCATTGTATGGTGGCACACAGGGACAATTTGTATGTGATGAGGAATGGGCCATGCGATGACTTCTTGAGATGTATGATGGACTGTTATAACCTAACCTCAGGTCAGTGGACAGCCATGCCAGGACAATATGAGAACAGCAAAGGAGCTTTATTCACAGCAGTTGTGAGAGGTGATTCTGTTTTTACGGTGAACCGCAGGGCGACAGTGGAGTATACCATAGAGGACAACAAATGGAGGATAAAAAAAGAGATGACAGGATTTCCAAGAATTGGCTCCATGTGGACTTTTCTCCTGAGACTGCCAAAGAAAACCAAAGAGCCACTGGGAATGGACGATTTGACAAATGGCCAAGTTTTTACTGCGTCCTCTCACGTCCTTCCAAACTCTTCTGTAGAATGCTATTATTGA
- the rasl12 gene encoding ras-like protein family member 12 isoform X1, which translates to MMSIMFGKARTCNIVPEHEPAECNIVVLGAMGSGKSALTVKFLTKRFISEYDPNLEDTYSSEEMVDQQPVLVKVMDTADQDGPVNCERYLAWASAFLIVYSIDNRLSFEVCQQYVEAVTLYTKGLHPEAPIILVGNKVDMERYSCGTDFGLRLSLYLRQVNKTDGATLAARFGCLFFEVSACLDFVSVQNLFYEAVREVRREAERSLSLRPLYISEDKAPISLSSASLLSPCYKELPTPATAKLVTVKSSRAQSKRRAPTLTLLKGFKIF; encoded by the exons AT GATGTCTATCATGTTTGGTAAAGCAAGGACGTGCAACATTGTTCCTGAACACGAACCTGCAGAGTGCAATATCGTAGTTCTGGGAGCAATGGGCTCAGGCAAATCAG CTCTCACTGTGAAGTTCCTCACGAAGCGTTTTATTAGTGAATACGACCCAAACCTTG AGGACACTTATTCCTCAGAGGAAATGGTGGACCAGCAACCAGTTCTGGTCAAAGTAATGGACACGGCGGACCAG GATGGACCGGTGAACTGTGAACGCTACTTAGCCTGGGCCAGTGCATTTCTCATTGTCTACAGCATTGATAACAGACTCAGTTTCGAAGTGTGTCAACAGTATGTGGAGGCTGTGACACTGTACACCAAAGGCCTGCACCCTGAGGCTCCCATCATTTTAGTTGGCAACAAAGTGGACATGGAGAGATACAG CTGTGGAACTGATTTTGGTCTCCGCCTGTCTCTGTATCTCAGACAAGTGAACAAGACGGATGGTGCGACCCTGGCTGCCCGTTTTGGCTGCCTGTTTTTTGAGGTCTCCGCCTGCCTGGACTTTGTGTCTGTGCAAAACCTCTTTTACGAAGCCGTCCGGGAGGTGAGGCGTGAGGCAGAGAGGAGCCTTTCACTCCGGCCCCTTTACATCAGTGAAGACAAAGCACCAATCAGCCTCTCCTCTGCCTCGCTTCTGTCACCCTGCTATAAGGAGCTGCCCACTCCGGCCACAGCCAAGCTGGTGACTGTGAAGTCCTCGAGGGCCCAGAGCAAGCGCAGAGCACCCACACTCACCCTCCTCAAAGGCTTCAAGATCTTTTGA
- the rasl12 gene encoding ras-like protein family member 12 isoform X3 gives MMSIMFGKARTCNIVPEHEPAECNIVVLGAMGSGKSALTVKFLTKRFISEYDPNLEDTYSSEEMVDQQPVLVKVMDTADQDGPVNCERYLAWASAFLIVYSIDNRLSFEVCQQYVEAVTLYTKGLHPEAPIILVGNKVDMERYRQVNKTDGATLAARFGCLFFEVSACLDFVSVQNLFYEAVREVRREAERSLSLRPLYISEDKAPISLSSASLLSPCYKELPTPATAKLVTVKSSRAQSKRRAPTLTLLKGFKIF, from the exons AT GATGTCTATCATGTTTGGTAAAGCAAGGACGTGCAACATTGTTCCTGAACACGAACCTGCAGAGTGCAATATCGTAGTTCTGGGAGCAATGGGCTCAGGCAAATCAG CTCTCACTGTGAAGTTCCTCACGAAGCGTTTTATTAGTGAATACGACCCAAACCTTG AGGACACTTATTCCTCAGAGGAAATGGTGGACCAGCAACCAGTTCTGGTCAAAGTAATGGACACGGCGGACCAG GATGGACCGGTGAACTGTGAACGCTACTTAGCCTGGGCCAGTGCATTTCTCATTGTCTACAGCATTGATAACAGACTCAGTTTCGAAGTGTGTCAACAGTATGTGGAGGCTGTGACACTGTACACCAAAGGCCTGCACCCTGAGGCTCCCATCATTTTAGTTGGCAACAAAGTGGACATGGAGAGATACAG ACAAGTGAACAAGACGGATGGTGCGACCCTGGCTGCCCGTTTTGGCTGCCTGTTTTTTGAGGTCTCCGCCTGCCTGGACTTTGTGTCTGTGCAAAACCTCTTTTACGAAGCCGTCCGGGAGGTGAGGCGTGAGGCAGAGAGGAGCCTTTCACTCCGGCCCCTTTACATCAGTGAAGACAAAGCACCAATCAGCCTCTCCTCTGCCTCGCTTCTGTCACCCTGCTATAAGGAGCTGCCCACTCCGGCCACAGCCAAGCTGGTGACTGTGAAGTCCTCGAGGGCCCAGAGCAAGCGCAGAGCACCCACACTCACCCTCCTCAAAGGCTTCAAGATCTTTTGA
- the rasl12 gene encoding ras-like protein family member 12 isoform X2, translating to MSIMFGKARTCNIVPEHEPAECNIVVLGAMGSGKSALTVKFLTKRFISEYDPNLEDTYSSEEMVDQQPVLVKVMDTADQDGPVNCERYLAWASAFLIVYSIDNRLSFEVCQQYVEAVTLYTKGLHPEAPIILVGNKVDMERYSCGTDFGLRLSLYLRQVNKTDGATLAARFGCLFFEVSACLDFVSVQNLFYEAVREVRREAERSLSLRPLYISEDKAPISLSSASLLSPCYKELPTPATAKLVTVKSSRAQSKRRAPTLTLLKGFKIF from the exons ATGTCTATCATGTTTGGTAAAGCAAGGACGTGCAACATTGTTCCTGAACACGAACCTGCAGAGTGCAATATCGTAGTTCTGGGAGCAATGGGCTCAGGCAAATCAG CTCTCACTGTGAAGTTCCTCACGAAGCGTTTTATTAGTGAATACGACCCAAACCTTG AGGACACTTATTCCTCAGAGGAAATGGTGGACCAGCAACCAGTTCTGGTCAAAGTAATGGACACGGCGGACCAG GATGGACCGGTGAACTGTGAACGCTACTTAGCCTGGGCCAGTGCATTTCTCATTGTCTACAGCATTGATAACAGACTCAGTTTCGAAGTGTGTCAACAGTATGTGGAGGCTGTGACACTGTACACCAAAGGCCTGCACCCTGAGGCTCCCATCATTTTAGTTGGCAACAAAGTGGACATGGAGAGATACAG CTGTGGAACTGATTTTGGTCTCCGCCTGTCTCTGTATCTCAGACAAGTGAACAAGACGGATGGTGCGACCCTGGCTGCCCGTTTTGGCTGCCTGTTTTTTGAGGTCTCCGCCTGCCTGGACTTTGTGTCTGTGCAAAACCTCTTTTACGAAGCCGTCCGGGAGGTGAGGCGTGAGGCAGAGAGGAGCCTTTCACTCCGGCCCCTTTACATCAGTGAAGACAAAGCACCAATCAGCCTCTCCTCTGCCTCGCTTCTGTCACCCTGCTATAAGGAGCTGCCCACTCCGGCCACAGCCAAGCTGGTGACTGTGAAGTCCTCGAGGGCCCAGAGCAAGCGCAGAGCACCCACACTCACCCTCCTCAAAGGCTTCAAGATCTTTTGA
- the rasl12 gene encoding ras-like protein family member 12 isoform X4, whose product MSIMFGKARTCNIVPEHEPAECNIVVLGAMGSGKSALTVKFLTKRFISEYDPNLEDTYSSEEMVDQQPVLVKVMDTADQDGPVNCERYLAWASAFLIVYSIDNRLSFEVCQQYVEAVTLYTKGLHPEAPIILVGNKVDMERYRQVNKTDGATLAARFGCLFFEVSACLDFVSVQNLFYEAVREVRREAERSLSLRPLYISEDKAPISLSSASLLSPCYKELPTPATAKLVTVKSSRAQSKRRAPTLTLLKGFKIF is encoded by the exons ATGTCTATCATGTTTGGTAAAGCAAGGACGTGCAACATTGTTCCTGAACACGAACCTGCAGAGTGCAATATCGTAGTTCTGGGAGCAATGGGCTCAGGCAAATCAG CTCTCACTGTGAAGTTCCTCACGAAGCGTTTTATTAGTGAATACGACCCAAACCTTG AGGACACTTATTCCTCAGAGGAAATGGTGGACCAGCAACCAGTTCTGGTCAAAGTAATGGACACGGCGGACCAG GATGGACCGGTGAACTGTGAACGCTACTTAGCCTGGGCCAGTGCATTTCTCATTGTCTACAGCATTGATAACAGACTCAGTTTCGAAGTGTGTCAACAGTATGTGGAGGCTGTGACACTGTACACCAAAGGCCTGCACCCTGAGGCTCCCATCATTTTAGTTGGCAACAAAGTGGACATGGAGAGATACAG ACAAGTGAACAAGACGGATGGTGCGACCCTGGCTGCCCGTTTTGGCTGCCTGTTTTTTGAGGTCTCCGCCTGCCTGGACTTTGTGTCTGTGCAAAACCTCTTTTACGAAGCCGTCCGGGAGGTGAGGCGTGAGGCAGAGAGGAGCCTTTCACTCCGGCCCCTTTACATCAGTGAAGACAAAGCACCAATCAGCCTCTCCTCTGCCTCGCTTCTGTCACCCTGCTATAAGGAGCTGCCCACTCCGGCCACAGCCAAGCTGGTGACTGTGAAGTCCTCGAGGGCCCAGAGCAAGCGCAGAGCACCCACACTCACCCTCCTCAAAGGCTTCAAGATCTTTTGA
- the rasl12 gene encoding ras-like protein family member 12 isoform X5 yields the protein MVDQQPVLVKVMDTADQDGPVNCERYLAWASAFLIVYSIDNRLSFEVCQQYVEAVTLYTKGLHPEAPIILVGNKVDMERYSCGTDFGLRLSLYLRQVNKTDGATLAARFGCLFFEVSACLDFVSVQNLFYEAVREVRREAERSLSLRPLYISEDKAPISLSSASLLSPCYKELPTPATAKLVTVKSSRAQSKRRAPTLTLLKGFKIF from the exons ATGGTGGACCAGCAACCAGTTCTGGTCAAAGTAATGGACACGGCGGACCAG GATGGACCGGTGAACTGTGAACGCTACTTAGCCTGGGCCAGTGCATTTCTCATTGTCTACAGCATTGATAACAGACTCAGTTTCGAAGTGTGTCAACAGTATGTGGAGGCTGTGACACTGTACACCAAAGGCCTGCACCCTGAGGCTCCCATCATTTTAGTTGGCAACAAAGTGGACATGGAGAGATACAG CTGTGGAACTGATTTTGGTCTCCGCCTGTCTCTGTATCTCAGACAAGTGAACAAGACGGATGGTGCGACCCTGGCTGCCCGTTTTGGCTGCCTGTTTTTTGAGGTCTCCGCCTGCCTGGACTTTGTGTCTGTGCAAAACCTCTTTTACGAAGCCGTCCGGGAGGTGAGGCGTGAGGCAGAGAGGAGCCTTTCACTCCGGCCCCTTTACATCAGTGAAGACAAAGCACCAATCAGCCTCTCCTCTGCCTCGCTTCTGTCACCCTGCTATAAGGAGCTGCCCACTCCGGCCACAGCCAAGCTGGTGACTGTGAAGTCCTCGAGGGCCCAGAGCAAGCGCAGAGCACCCACACTCACCCTCCTCAAAGGCTTCAAGATCTTTTGA
- the si:cabz01068815.1 gene encoding solute carrier family 51 subunit beta isoform X2 — MICLKTAVDHLAEMLWVWITLCLMWQGTSSFMIHNTVESQCLEDSLGDAGVQLKRCSVDSELQQWIWTERRFLMNVYTKRCLSAFHSDPIQTLECDGEDDLQWQCMNHRLISLSHSLELGVHRGRLFLTNMGKSTRWKSLDQGDICQEKLRSRRQSEKDEFPAMEDTMTEEEREYLRWYYRTEDATPWKFAMLGLSLVALLLGCVLCLMGTMGNKHRREIAKYKSATTASPATVNVEVEELRVITEIKEDNDSCTGQDGQLDSKLPAEGASEIEALNPGDIVVTWKDGNVSKLYSDSQEEGEEDK; from the exons ATGATA TGCTTGAAGACTGCAGTGGATCATCTTGCAGAAATGCTGTGGGTGTGGATAACACTGTGCCTCATGTGGCAAG GAACAAGCAGCTTCATGATCCACAACACTGTGGAAAGCCAGTGCCTTGAGGACTCCCTCGGAGATGCTGGAGTTCAGTTAAAGAGATGCAGTGTGGactcagagctccagcaatgGATCTGGACAGAGCGGAGGTTCCTCATGAATGTATACACAAAAAGGTGCCTGTCTGCCTTCCACAGTGACCCAATCCAGACTCTCGAgtgtgatggtgaagatgatctGCAGTGGCAGTGTATGAACCACAGGCTCATCAGCCTGAGTCATTCCCTGGAGCTAGGTGTGCACAGAGGAAGACTGTTTCTGACCAACATGGGGAAAAGCACCAGGTGGAAGTCTCTGGATCAAGGAGACATCTGTCAGGAGAAGCTGA GGTCCAGAAGGCAGAGTGAGAAAGATGAGTTTCCAGCTATGGAGGACACAatgacagaggaagagagagagtatCTCAGGTGGTATTACCGCACTGAAGACG CAACACCCTGGAAATTTGCAATGCTGGGCTTGTCTCTCGTGGCTCTGCTTTTGGGATGTGTGCTCTGCCTCATGGGAACGATGGGTAACAA ACATCGGAGAGAAATAGCCAAGTACAAGTCCGCCACCACTGCATCTCCTGCCACAGTGAACGTGGAAGTGGAGGAGCTTCGAGTCATCACTGAGATCAAGGAGGACAACGACTCCTGCACTGGCCAAGATGGACAACTAGACAGCAAATTACCAGCGGAGGGAGCCAGTGAGATTGAGGCTCTGAACCCTGGTGACATTGTGGTCACGTGGAAGGATGGAAATGTCTCCAAACTCTACTCTGATTCTCAAGAGGAGGGTGAGGAGGACAAGTGA
- the si:cabz01068815.1 gene encoding solute carrier family 51 subunit beta isoform X3 — protein MLWVWITLCLMWQGTSSFMIHNTVESQCLEDSLGDAGVQLKRCSVDSELQQWIWTERRFLMNVYTKRCLSAFHSDPIQTLECDGEDDLQWQCMNHRLISLSHSLELGVHRGRLFLTNMGKSTRWKSLDQGDICQEKLRSRRQSEKDEFPAMEDTMTEEEREYLRWYYRTEDATPWKFAMLGLSLVALLLGCVLCLMGTMGNKHRREIAKYKSATTASPATVNVEVEELRVITEIKEDNDSCTGQDGQLDSKLPAEGASEIEALNPGDIVVTWKDGNVSKLYSDSQEEGEEDK, from the exons ATGCTGTGGGTGTGGATAACACTGTGCCTCATGTGGCAAG GAACAAGCAGCTTCATGATCCACAACACTGTGGAAAGCCAGTGCCTTGAGGACTCCCTCGGAGATGCTGGAGTTCAGTTAAAGAGATGCAGTGTGGactcagagctccagcaatgGATCTGGACAGAGCGGAGGTTCCTCATGAATGTATACACAAAAAGGTGCCTGTCTGCCTTCCACAGTGACCCAATCCAGACTCTCGAgtgtgatggtgaagatgatctGCAGTGGCAGTGTATGAACCACAGGCTCATCAGCCTGAGTCATTCCCTGGAGCTAGGTGTGCACAGAGGAAGACTGTTTCTGACCAACATGGGGAAAAGCACCAGGTGGAAGTCTCTGGATCAAGGAGACATCTGTCAGGAGAAGCTGA GGTCCAGAAGGCAGAGTGAGAAAGATGAGTTTCCAGCTATGGAGGACACAatgacagaggaagagagagagtatCTCAGGTGGTATTACCGCACTGAAGACG CAACACCCTGGAAATTTGCAATGCTGGGCTTGTCTCTCGTGGCTCTGCTTTTGGGATGTGTGCTCTGCCTCATGGGAACGATGGGTAACAA ACATCGGAGAGAAATAGCCAAGTACAAGTCCGCCACCACTGCATCTCCTGCCACAGTGAACGTGGAAGTGGAGGAGCTTCGAGTCATCACTGAGATCAAGGAGGACAACGACTCCTGCACTGGCCAAGATGGACAACTAGACAGCAAATTACCAGCGGAGGGAGCCAGTGAGATTGAGGCTCTGAACCCTGGTGACATTGTGGTCACGTGGAAGGATGGAAATGTCTCCAAACTCTACTCTGATTCTCAAGAGGAGGGTGAGGAGGACAAGTGA
- the si:cabz01068815.1 gene encoding solute carrier family 51 subunit beta isoform X1 — MQCLKTAVDHLAEMLWVWITLCLMWQGTSSFMIHNTVESQCLEDSLGDAGVQLKRCSVDSELQQWIWTERRFLMNVYTKRCLSAFHSDPIQTLECDGEDDLQWQCMNHRLISLSHSLELGVHRGRLFLTNMGKSTRWKSLDQGDICQEKLRSRRQSEKDEFPAMEDTMTEEEREYLRWYYRTEDATPWKFAMLGLSLVALLLGCVLCLMGTMGNKHRREIAKYKSATTASPATVNVEVEELRVITEIKEDNDSCTGQDGQLDSKLPAEGASEIEALNPGDIVVTWKDGNVSKLYSDSQEEGEEDK; from the exons ATGCAGTGCTTGAAGACTGCAGTGGATCATCTTGCAGAAATGCTGTGGGTGTGGATAACACTGTGCCTCATGTGGCAAG GAACAAGCAGCTTCATGATCCACAACACTGTGGAAAGCCAGTGCCTTGAGGACTCCCTCGGAGATGCTGGAGTTCAGTTAAAGAGATGCAGTGTGGactcagagctccagcaatgGATCTGGACAGAGCGGAGGTTCCTCATGAATGTATACACAAAAAGGTGCCTGTCTGCCTTCCACAGTGACCCAATCCAGACTCTCGAgtgtgatggtgaagatgatctGCAGTGGCAGTGTATGAACCACAGGCTCATCAGCCTGAGTCATTCCCTGGAGCTAGGTGTGCACAGAGGAAGACTGTTTCTGACCAACATGGGGAAAAGCACCAGGTGGAAGTCTCTGGATCAAGGAGACATCTGTCAGGAGAAGCTGA GGTCCAGAAGGCAGAGTGAGAAAGATGAGTTTCCAGCTATGGAGGACACAatgacagaggaagagagagagtatCTCAGGTGGTATTACCGCACTGAAGACG CAACACCCTGGAAATTTGCAATGCTGGGCTTGTCTCTCGTGGCTCTGCTTTTGGGATGTGTGCTCTGCCTCATGGGAACGATGGGTAACAA ACATCGGAGAGAAATAGCCAAGTACAAGTCCGCCACCACTGCATCTCCTGCCACAGTGAACGTGGAAGTGGAGGAGCTTCGAGTCATCACTGAGATCAAGGAGGACAACGACTCCTGCACTGGCCAAGATGGACAACTAGACAGCAAATTACCAGCGGAGGGAGCCAGTGAGATTGAGGCTCTGAACCCTGGTGACATTGTGGTCACGTGGAAGGATGGAAATGTCTCCAAACTCTACTCTGATTCTCAAGAGGAGGGTGAGGAGGACAAGTGA